GCCCGCAGGCAAGGCACCGTCACCCGGGCCTGCCAGCTGCTGGGAATCTCCCGCACCGCCTACTACAACCACCGCACCCGCACCGCCACCGGCGGATCCACCCGCCAACGGACCGACACGGCGCTGACCGAGAAAATCATCGCCGCGCACGACCGCTCCCGCGGCACCTACGGTGCTCCGCGGATCCGGGCCGAACTGGCCGCCCAAGGGCACCGGCACTCCCGAAAACGCATCGCCCGGCTGATGCAGCAAGCCGGCCGGGCCGGACGCGCCCCCCGCCGCTGGCGCACCACCACCGTCCCCGACCCCGCCGCCACAACCCCGCCCGATCTGATCAGCCGCGACTTCACCACCAACGCCAGCGACATCAACACCCGCTGGTGCGGCGACATCACCTACATCCCCACCGGCGAGGGCTGGCTCTACCTGGCCACCGTCCTCGACCTCGCCTCCCGCCGGGTCGTGGGCTGGGCCACCGCCGACCACCTGCACACCGACCTGCCCGATCAAGCCCTGCGCAACGCCCTCCACCAACGCCGCCCCCAACCCGGAGTGAAC
The window above is part of the Amycolatopsis thermoflava N1165 genome. Proteins encoded here:
- a CDS encoding IS3 family transposase; amino-acid sequence: MYPFIEAENARRQGTVTRACQLLGISRTAYYNHRTRTATGGSTRQRTDTALTEKIIAAHDRSRGTYGAPRIRAELAAQGHRHSRKRIARLMQQAGRAGRAPRRWRTTTVPDPAATTPPDLISRDFTTNASDINTRWCGDITYIPTGEGWLYLATVLDLASRRVVGWATADHLHTDLPDQALRNALHQRRPQPGVNFHSDRGCQYTSQQYAHTAHQAGIRLSVGRRGQCWDNAVAESFFATLKTELLHHHTWPTRATAHHALFTWIEGWYNTHRRHSSLNYQSPATYETTAA